The sequence below is a genomic window from Halosolutus gelatinilyticus.
GTGCCGCTCGTAATCGCGGTCTGGAACCGCTGTTCCCAGGCATCGCCGCCCAGCTCTTTGACCGTCACGTCCGCCCCTTCCTCGTCGTTGTACCGCTTAGCGGCGTCCTGTAGCGCTTTCGCTGCGACGTTCCAGGCCCAGCCGTTCGCGGAGGGGGCCAGCTCTGACGTCGACGGTCCGGAGCTATCGTCGGCATCGCCGCCGAAACTAACGCAGCCTGCGAGACCAGCGGTGCCCGCGATCCCGAGCGCTTTGAGCAGCTGTCGACGCCGAGAATTCGGGTCTGAAGACTCTGTCATGGGGAGTACGATCTCACAATCGAATACGGAGTATATTAAAATACCGGTATTAACAATTATGAGGGAGAGGCGGTACGATCGTGCCGCTAATCGACGCTGAAACGCCCGCGATCGGACCCGAAACCCGCGCGTGATGCTCGGTCAGTTCAGTTCCAGGACGGCCGCGATCGCCGCGTCGGGATCGCCGGTCGGCGAGAATTCGCACCCGACGAACCCGTCGTAGCCGGCGTCGTCGATCGCCCGGAAGACGTTTTCGTAGTTCAGTTCGCCGGTCCCCGGTTCGTGGCGGCCCGGCACGTCGGCGACGTGTACGTGGCCGATTCGGTCGACGTTCTCGGTGATCGTCCGGATGACGTCTCCCTCGGTGATCTGCTGGTGATACACGTCGTACAACAGCGTGACGGCGGGCGAACCGACCGCATCGACGATCTCGAACCCCTCCTCGCTTGTGGACAGGTAATTCCTCGGGTGGTCGACGTCGGTGTTGAGCGGTTCCAGCGCGATCGCGACGTCCGCCGCCTCGGCGTCGGCCGCGACCCGCGAAAGGACGTCCACGACGTTCTCTCGCTGCTGCGGCCGATCGAGTCCGTCCTGGTCCGGCCCGGTCGTCGCGATCAGCGTCGGGATCCCCAGCCCCGAAGCGGTCTCGATCGATTCGCGGATCGTCTCGACCGCGTCGTCGGCCGCTCCGGGATCGGTCAGCACGCCGCCGGCGACGCAGCCGACGATCTCGACGTCCGACTCTGCGGCGGCGGTCTCGATGGCGTCCAGATCTTTCCCGCGCCAGTCCCAGAACTCGACGGCACCGACGCCGGCCGCAGCGGCTCGGTGGATCCGATCGCGGAACGGCTCGTCGTCGTACACCATCTCGAGACAGATCGAGAACTCGACCATCAGTCCTCACCCGCCGGCGCCGGCGCGAGGTCCCCCGCATCGAGCATCGCCTGCAGGGGATTGTCCTCGATCTCCAGCGGAAGGTCGACCCGCCCCCGTCGCCGGGCGGACTCCCACGCGGCGAAGATGAGTTCCGTCGCGTTGAGCGCGTTTTCCGCCCCGAGTTCGGGCGTTTCGCCCTCGCTGAGACAGCGCACGTTTTCGGCGATGGCGCGATCGATGAACTCCCAGCCGTGGAGTCCGTCCTCGGTCTCGACGGGGGTCCAGCCCTCCCCGTCCCGGCGGATGCGAAGCGCCGGTACCTCCTCGTCCCCGTCGCCCTCGGGACCGACCTCGATGACGCCGTCGGCGCCGATCAAGCGGTTGTGACACGCGAACGCGCCGGCCGGGCCGCCGGCGCCGGTGCTGTCGGAGGCCGCGACGCCGTGGACGCCGTTCTCGTACTTCCAGTGGACGATCGCCTGGTTCTCGTTGTGCGTGCCGAAGAGGACGTTCTCCTCGGAGTAGTCGATCTGACCGAGCACCCACTCGCCCGAGGTCTCGTCGTTGAAGTAGTTACAGAGGTCGAAGGAGTGACTCCCGTAGTCGAAGATACCGACCGGCGCGGAAAACTCGACCCGTCGGAGGTCGCCGATCTCGCCGGCGTCGAGCAGGTCCTTCGCGGTTCTGACGGCGTCGCTGAACCGACGCTGGTGGTTGAACGTGAGCTGAACGTCGTGGCGGCTGGCCTCCTGCGTCATCAGCTTCGCGCCGCCGTACGTGTCGGCCATCGGTTTCTCGCAGTGGATCGCGTCGACGACGCCGCTGCGGATGCACCCGAGCGCGATTTCGGCGTGGATCGACGGAGGAACGCAGATCGAGACGATATCCGGCTCGATCGCCTCCAGCATCTCCTCGTACGCTACGAAAACGTTCTCCTCGTCGACGTCGAACTCGTCGGCGAACGCCTCGGCGTTCTCTCTGACGATGTCGGCGCAGGCGACGAGCGTACACTCGCGGTGATTCTCGTATCCCGCCGCGTGGTGATACGCCATCGCGTAGCCGTCCCGTCCCGGGTCGTCCGGCTCCGCACCAGTACCGACAACTGCGACCGTGTAAGGCATCACGACATCAATCCCGCTGGGTCTATAAAAACGATCGCGAAGCGGCAACGCAAGTCGGCGGCGATGCCCCGCGTTCACCCCCGGCGGTAGTCCAGGTACGGCTCGTCCTGCATCACCTGCGAGCGGCCGCCGTCGATCAAGACGGTTTCGCCGGTGATGAACGCCGCGTCATCGCTGGCCAGAAACGCCGCGAGACCGGCCACGTCGGCGGGCGTTCCGAGACGGCCGACCGGGTGAATCTCCTCGGTGTACTCGTAGTCCTCGCCCAGTTCCTCGCGGGTTCGTTCGATTTCGATCCACCCGGGATTGATGGTGTTGACCGTGATCCCCTCGGGACCGAGTTCCAGCGCCATCGCCCGAGTCATGCCGTTTATCCCGGCCTTGATCGCGTTGTAGGGGAACAGGCCGGGCATCGTGAGGAACGCGTGGTTCGAGGAGGTGTTGAGGATCGTCCCGCCCTCCGGCACGTGCTCGACCGCGTGTTTCGCACAGAGCCAGAACGATCGAAAGTCCGTCTCGAGGACGAACTCCCAATCGTTCACGGTCGCTTCCTTCACGGTCGTCTCGGTCTGCACGCCGGCGTTGTTCACGAGCGTATCGATCCGGCCGTACTCGTCGACGGTGTGTTCGACGAGCGCCCGTATCTCGGCCGGGTCTCGCATGTCCGCGCGGACGAATACCGCCTCGCCGCCCCGCGATTCGATGTCGTCGGCGACGCGCTTCCCGGCGTCCGCGGAGCGGCCCGTTACGACGACGGCCGCGCCTTCGGCGGCGAAGCGACGGGCGACTCCTTCGCCGATTCCGCGGGTCGACCCCGTGACGAGCGCGACGGTATCCTCGTGTCTGTTCTCGACGGCGTTCGCGGTCGGATCGTCGAAAGCCATGCGCGGACTCTCGCCGCGGCCACCAAATAATCACCGCCCCGACGACGGTCCGTTACCACTCGGCGACGCTGCCGTCGTCGTGTCGCCAGACCGGATTGTGCCAGTCGTGCCCGACTTCGGCCTGCTCGCGGACGTGGTCCTCGTCGATTTCGATGCCCAGACCGGGCCCGCTCGGGATTCGAACGTAGCCGTCCTCGTAATCGAACACGGACGGATCCGCGAGGTAATCGAGCACGTCGCTCGTCTCGTTGTAGTGGATGTTCAGACTCTGTTCCTGGATGAACGCGTTTGGGGAGCAGGCGTCCACCTGCAGGCAGGCGGCCAGCGCGATCGGGCCGAGCGGGCAGTGCGGAGCCATCGCCACGTCGTAGGCTTCGGCCATCGCCGCGATCTTCGTGACCTCGGTGATGCCGCCGGCGTGGCTGAGGTCGGGCTGGATCACGTCGACCGCGCCGCTCTCGAAGATTTCCTTGAAATCCCACCGGGAGTACAGCCGTTCGCCCGTCGCGATCGGCGTCGTGGTGTGGGAGGCGATCGTCGGCAGCGCGTCGTTGTGTTCCGGCAGGACCGGCTCCTCGACGAACATCGGGTCGTACGGTTCCAACCCCTCGACCAGCCGCTTGGCCATCGGCTTCGAGACGCGTCCGTGGAAGTCCACGCCGACGTCCACCTCGTCGCCGACGGCGTCGCGAACCTCGCGAAGTCGGGTGACGGCAGCGTCGATCGTCGCCGGATCGTCGACGCGTTCGATCTCCTCGGTGGCGTTCATCTTCAACGCCGTGAAGCCCGCCTCGACCTGTTTCCGGGCCTGATCGGCCACGTCGGACGGGCGATCGCCGCCGATCCACTGGTAAACCCGGATCCGATTCCGCGCCGCACCGCCGAGCAGTTCGTACACCGGCACGTCCAGGCGCTTCCCTTTGATATCCCACAGGGCCTGGTCGATTCCCGCGATCGCGCTCATCAGGACCGGCCCGCCCCGATAGAAGCCGCCGCGGTACATCGTCTGCCAGTGATCCTCGATTCGACTCGGATCCTCGCCCAGCAGGTAGGTGTCGAGCAGCTCCTCGACCGCCGTTTCGACGGTTTCGGCGCGTCCCTCCACGATCGGCTCGCCCCAGCCGACGGTGCCGTCGGCCGCCTCGAGACGCAGGAACAGCCATCGCGGTGGTACTTCGAACAGCTCGTAGTCGGCGATCTCGGTCATTTGTCGCTCTACCAGGGGTAATTCCGACCAGTTTATTTAGTCGTTTCGAGAGGTCCTCCGATCTCCCCGGCCGGAGCGGACGTCGTCGGACGCCGTTCGCGCGGTCGCTCGCCGATTCGCGGTCGTCGTCGCGAACGCGGCGGACACGGGGGCGTACGAGTCCGACGCGAGTCC
It includes:
- a CDS encoding SDR family NAD(P)-dependent oxidoreductase, which encodes MAFDDPTANAVENRHEDTVALVTGSTRGIGEGVARRFAAEGAAVVVTGRSADAGKRVADDIESRGGEAVFVRADMRDPAEIRALVEHTVDEYGRIDTLVNNAGVQTETTVKEATVNDWEFVLETDFRSFWLCAKHAVEHVPEGGTILNTSSNHAFLTMPGLFPYNAIKAGINGMTRAMALELGPEGITVNTINPGWIEIERTREELGEDYEYTEEIHPVGRLGTPADVAGLAAFLASDDAAFITGETVLIDGGRSQVMQDEPYLDYRRG
- a CDS encoding Gfo/Idh/MocA family protein, with amino-acid sequence MPYTVAVVGTGAEPDDPGRDGYAMAYHHAAGYENHRECTLVACADIVRENAEAFADEFDVDEENVFVAYEEMLEAIEPDIVSICVPPSIHAEIALGCIRSGVVDAIHCEKPMADTYGGAKLMTQEASRHDVQLTFNHQRRFSDAVRTAKDLLDAGEIGDLRRVEFSAPVGIFDYGSHSFDLCNYFNDETSGEWVLGQIDYSEENVLFGTHNENQAIVHWKYENGVHGVAASDSTGAGGPAGAFACHNRLIGADGVIEVGPEGDGDEEVPALRIRRDGEGWTPVETEDGLHGWEFIDRAIAENVRCLSEGETPELGAENALNATELIFAAWESARRRGRVDLPLEIEDNPLQAMLDAGDLAPAPAGED
- a CDS encoding hydroxypyruvate isomerase family protein — its product is MVEFSICLEMVYDDEPFRDRIHRAAAAGVGAVEFWDWRGKDLDAIETAAAESDVEIVGCVAGGVLTDPGAADDAVETIRESIETASGLGIPTLIATTGPDQDGLDRPQQRENVVDVLSRVAADAEAADVAIALEPLNTDVDHPRNYLSTSEEGFEIVDAVGSPAVTLLYDVYHQQITEGDVIRTITENVDRIGHVHVADVPGRHEPGTGELNYENVFRAIDDAGYDGFVGCEFSPTGDPDAAIAAVLELN
- the dgoD gene encoding galactonate dehydratase, with the protein product MTEIADYELFEVPPRWLFLRLEAADGTVGWGEPIVEGRAETVETAVEELLDTYLLGEDPSRIEDHWQTMYRGGFYRGGPVLMSAIAGIDQALWDIKGKRLDVPVYELLGGAARNRIRVYQWIGGDRPSDVADQARKQVEAGFTALKMNATEEIERVDDPATIDAAVTRLREVRDAVGDEVDVGVDFHGRVSKPMAKRLVEGLEPYDPMFVEEPVLPEHNDALPTIASHTTTPIATGERLYSRWDFKEIFESGAVDVIQPDLSHAGGITEVTKIAAMAEAYDVAMAPHCPLGPIALAACLQVDACSPNAFIQEQSLNIHYNETSDVLDYLADPSVFDYEDGYVRIPSGPGLGIEIDEDHVREQAEVGHDWHNPVWRHDDGSVAEW